A window of Candidatus Glassbacteria bacterium genomic DNA:
GTTGCCGATCCCGGCTACGCCCGTGACAATCGAACTGAACACCAGCGGCACGATCACCATCTTGAGCAGGGTCAGGAATACCGTTCCAAGCGGCTGCGAGACAACCAGCAGCGGCTCACCGATCTGCCAGCCGGAGAGAACTCCGAGGATGATACCGACAAAAATCCAGCTCGTCAGACCTATCTTGCGCAATGCGTCTCCTCTGCGTGATCATCTGTTCTGTGCAGTTTGGACTCCAGCGGTACGAGGTTCCGGAACCGGACCGGGCAAGCCGCTCTTTATTTCCACAACAACGCGCGCTGCCGGGGTGTCAGTCGCCGAATCTCTCCGTAACTCCCTCACCGAGTTCCTCGATCCGCTGGCTCAGGTAGTTTTTGATCCTGCCCACGCTGTTCATGCTCAGCACCCTGTCTGCGATATCCCGCGCCTGCTCGCAACTGATCGAGCGGATGACTTTCTTGATTACGGGGATCGCCGCCGGACTGGTCGAGAGTTCATCGACTCCGAGACCGACAAGCAGCAGGGCCGAATCTGGATTACCGGCCATCTCCCCGCAGACTCCGACCCACTTATTACTTCTTTTGGCGGCCTTGATCACTTTATCGATCAGCCTGATGACCGCAGGGTTCAGTGGCTGGTAGAGATGGGCGACGCGCTCATTGCCCCGGTCGGCAGCCATTACGTACTGGATCAGGTCGTTGGTCCCGATTGAGACGAAATCGACAAAGTGGAGAAAATCATCGATCATCAGCGCGGCGGAGGGCACCTCGATCATACTGCCGATTTCCACCCGCCTGGCTATTTTCTCACCCTCATCCTCCAGTTCCCGGCGCACCTTGCGGATAAAGGCCATCGATTTTTTCAATTCCTCGATAGCAGAGACAAGCGGCAGCAGGATCCTGACATCGCCGTGCGGCGTGGCGCGCAGGATCGCCCGCAACTGGGTGCGGAAGATATCCTTGCGCTGGAGGCAGATCCTGATCGCCCGGTTGCCGAGAAACGGATTCGGGTCAGGAGAGGATTGGATTTGGGTGGAAAACTTGTCCGCCCCCAAGTCGAGCGTCCGGATTATCACCGAATCGGGAGACAGGCGGCGGGCAACCAGTGAATAAGCCTCATACTGCTCCTGCTCGCTGGGCAGGTCAGGGCGGGTAAGGTAGAGGAATTCCGTGCGGAACAATCCCACACCCTTGGCGCCGTGGCTGATAACCGAATCGATTTCACTGGGGAATTCGATATTGGCCGAGAGTTCCACCAGAGTACCGTCCACCGTGCGAGCCGGCAAATCCTTAAGTTCGGCCAGCCGGTTTTCTATCTTACGGTATTCGGTGGCGCGTTGATAGAATATTTCTGACTGCCGCCTGGTGGGCCTGATAATCACCCTGCCGCTGTAGCCGTCAACTATCACCTGGTCGCCCGTGGTGACCTGACTGCTGATATCGCCCAGCCCAACCACGGCTGGTATTTCCAGAGAGCGGCTGAGAATGGCCGTATGGCTGGTGGTGCCGCCGACATCGGTGGCGCAGCCCAGCACCATCTTAGGGTCAAGCTGGGCGGTTTGCGACGGGGTCAGGTCGTGGGCCACCAGCACCGTCGGTTCGGTCAGTTTGATCGTGGAAATATCGCCGAGCCCCATCAGATTAGACAGCACTCGCCGTTCCACATCGCGGATATCGTCGGCACGGGCACTCAGATAGGAATCACTGCCCAGATCGGCCAGCACTTTGGCGAACCGGTCCACAGTCATTGCATAGGCCTGCTCGGCGCAGATTTTCTGTTCGCGGATCAGGGTGGTGGTCTGCTCGACAACCGTCACGTCGTCGACCATCATCAGGTGGGCATCGAAAATACTTGCGGTTTTGTCTTCCAGTTTGCTGCGTAGCCTGTCCCGCAGTT
This region includes:
- the ptsP gene encoding phosphoenolpyruvate--protein phosphotransferase, which produces MPRPASGKKAKGSGRKRKGQLILTGLVASPGLVMGKVAVIGHGVMNIPLRKLSAGQIADEIQRFQDALNLTRQQCGELRDRLRSKLEDKTASIFDAHLMMVDDVTVVEQTTTLIREQKICAEQAYAMTVDRFAKVLADLGSDSYLSARADDIRDVERRVLSNLMGLGDISTIKLTEPTVLVAHDLTPSQTAQLDPKMVLGCATDVGGTTSHTAILSRSLEIPAVVGLGDISSQVTTGDQVIVDGYSGRVIIRPTRRQSEIFYQRATEYRKIENRLAELKDLPARTVDGTLVELSANIEFPSEIDSVISHGAKGVGLFRTEFLYLTRPDLPSEQEQYEAYSLVARRLSPDSVIIRTLDLGADKFSTQIQSSPDPNPFLGNRAIRICLQRKDIFRTQLRAILRATPHGDVRILLPLVSAIEELKKSMAFIRKVRRELEDEGEKIARRVEIGSMIEVPSAALMIDDFLHFVDFVSIGTNDLIQYVMAADRGNERVAHLYQPLNPAVIRLIDKVIKAAKRSNKWVGVCGEMAGNPDSALLLVGLGVDELSTSPAAIPVIKKVIRSISCEQARDIADRVLSMNSVGRIKNYLSQRIEELGEGVTERFGD